Within Cyanobium sp. AMD-g, the genomic segment GACCGGACGGCCACCTGGCGGCGGGAGGATGGCGTGGTGCTCGGTGGCTGGCGCTGGATCGGGGACAACGGGCCCAGGCCCCAGCTGCTGCTCTTTCTCGGACCGGTTCCGTCCCGCTGGCAGACCATGGCCACCACCGGAGAACAGGCACCCGGCTCCGGTTCGCTGTGGTTGCGGGTCCGCCCCCAGGGCCTGGATCAGCTGGGCCTGCTGCCCGAACCGCTGCCGGAACTGGTGCGTCGCGCCGACCAGCTGGCGATGGAGGCTGCCCCGGGCCCAGGCGGGGTCAGCTGGCTGAGGGGACGCCTTCGGGTGATCCCGTGATCTCCTGCCGTTCGCGCCGACGACGCTCGGCGGCCACGGTTTCCTCCATCAGCTCGACGGCCATTGTCATCTTCTCCAGGTTGCTGGCGTAGAGCGAGAGGTCCTTGTCGAGCCGGTCGCGCAACAGCCCGATCGAGGCACCGATGTCGTGGGCGAGCTGGCGCAGGGCCTGGGGCTCCATGGCGTCGTCGGCGAGGGCCTGCTCCAGCAACGTGAGCAGCCCCACGGCCATCAGGCGTGAGTAGTGGAAATCCGGCCGGCGGATGCTGGCCAGGGCCGTGGCCACCGGTGCTGGTGCCCCTTCCCCCTGGGCTTCGATCCACTGGCGCACCTCCTGCTGGCTGTGGCGCCCCATGGCCGCAAGGGCCTCATCGCACTGGCGGCGCAGATCGGGGCCGTCGTAGCCGGAGGAGGCGCACAGGGCCTCAAACAGGGGTGCCTTCTGGTTCTCGGGCCGATAACCACGGGCGAAGCCGTCGAACACCTGAACCAGCCCAACGGCAAACAGGGGGTCACTCTGGAAGCCCTTCTGGCGGCTCAGCAGGTGGAGCTCCACCAGCAATTCGTCAACCATGCGCCGGTAGAGGGGACCGATGACATGGGGGAAGGCGCCATGGAAGGCACGCTTGCTGTCAGCGACGGTGAGAGCAGCGCTCACGCGGTTGGATTCTTCGTTGCTGCGACCATAGCGCTGCAGGCACTCGACCCGATCCGCGGCTGGGTAGGATCGTTTCAATCGTCTGTCTGGAGCCCATGATCCCGATCGTCATCGAGGAGTCGGGTCGCGGTGAAAGAGCCTTCGACATCTATTCCCGCCTGCTGCGGGAGAGGATCATTTTCCTCGGGGAACCGGTGACGGCCGAATCCGCCAACCGCGTGGTGGCGCAGCTGCTGTTTCTGGAGGCGGAGGATCCCGAAAAGGATATCTTCCTGTATGTCAATTCTCCGGGAGGTTCGGTCTACGACGGCCTTGGGATCTTCGACACCATGCAGCACATCAAACCTGATGTTCAGACCGTCTGCGTGGGCCTCGCCGCCAGCATGGGAGCCTTCCTGCTCTGCGCCGGAGCCAAAGGCAAGCGCAGCAGTTTGACCCACTCGCGGATCATGATCCACCAGCCCCTCGGTGGGGCCCGCGGTCAGGCCAGCGACATCCGCATCCAGGCGGATGAGATCCTCTACCTCAAGGACAAGCTCAACCGGGAGCTGGCCAGCCGCACCGGCCGTGACCTCGAGCAGATCCAGATCGACACCGACCGGGATTTCTTCATGTCCCCGGCCGAAGCGATGGCCTACGGTCTGATCGATAAGGTGATCGAAAAGCGTCCCATCCGTCCGGTCTGACGCTGATCAGTGATCAAAGCTGTTGACTGCGTTGATCACAACAACGCAATCAACCACAAAAAAGGCCTGCAGATGCAGGCCTTTCGCATGAGTGTGTGGCGATCACTCCTCGCTTCAGGGGGCCTCGGCGGTATCCGCAACAGCCGCTTCCTGATGGTTGGCCGACGCCAGGTCCGCCGCTGTGAGCAGGGGAGAGAAACGGTCCTTGTCGGGAATGGCGGCGAACTCTGAGACGATCAGGCGGAACTCATCGCCATCGAGACTTTCCTTCTCGATCAGCAGCTCCACCAGCCGGTCCATGCAGGCGCGATGCTCGGCCACCAACTTGACGGTGTCGGTGTAGCAGCTCTGAACAATGTGACGCACGGCCCCATCGATCTTGTGGGCGATGGCATCGGACACGTCGCTGCGGGTCATCAGGTCGCGGCCCAGGAACACCTCCTGGTTGCCGGCCTCCAGCGACATCGGGCCCAGTTCACTCATGCCGAAACGGGTGACCATCTGCCGGGCCATCGAGGCCACCTGCTGGATGTCACCGCCGGCGCCGGTGGTGACCTCGGAATGGCCGAACACCACGTCCTCGGCCGCCCGGCCGCCGAGGGCCCCCATGATGCGAGCCCGCAGCTGGGCCCGGCTCACCAGCATCTGCTCTTCGTCGGGGGCGAACCAGGTGAGTCCCTGGGCCTGGCCCCTGGGAATCAGGGTGACCTTCTGGACAGGGTCGTGCTGCTTCACCAGGGTGCCCACCAGGGCGTGGCCCACCTCGTGATAGGCGATCAGGCGCTTGCTGCGGCCATCGGTGAGGGGCTTGCCCTCCATGCCGGCGATGATCCGATCGACGGCATCGTCGATTTCCGCCAGGCCCGTGGCTTCCTTGCGGCGCCGGGCCGTGAGGATCGCCGCCTCATTGAGCAGGTTGGCCAGGTCGGCGCCGGTGAAGCCCGGCGTGCGGCGGGCAATCATCTCCAGGGAGACGTCGTCGGCCAGCTTCTTGTTACGGCTGTGCACCTTCAGGATCGACAGGCGTCCCTTGATGTCGGGGGCATCGACCTGCACCTGGCGATCGAAACGGCCGGGCCGCATCAGGGCCGAGTCGAGAACGTCGGGACGGTTGGTGGCCGCGATGATGATGATGCCGCTGTTGCCCTCGAAGCCATCCATCTCGGTGAGCAGCTGGTTGAGGGTCTGCTCCCGCTCGTCGTTGCCGCCGCCGATGCCGGCACCGCGCTGACGGCCGACGGCATCGATCTCATCGATGAAGATCAGGCAGGGGCTGTTCTCCTTGGCCCGCTTGAACAGGTCGCGCACCCGGCTGGCGCCGACACCGACAAACATCTCGACGAATTCCGAACCCGAGAGGGAGAAAAAGGGCACCCCGGCCTCGCCGGCGATGGCCTTGGCCAGCAGGGTCTTGCCCGTGCCCGGGGGGCCCACCAGCAGCACGCCGCGGGGGATCTTGGCCCCAACGGAGGTGAAGCGTTCCGGGGTCTTCAGGAAAGTGACCACTTCCTGCAGGTCCTGCTTGGCTTCCTCGACGCCGGCCACATCATCGAACTTGACACCGGTTTCGGCTTCCATGGCGAAACGAGCCTTGGACTTACCGAACTGCATCGCCTGACCAGGCCCGCCAGGCATGCCGGAGGAACGCCTGGCCAGGAAAATCAACGAACCGATCAGCAGCAGCGGGAACAGCAGGTTGCCCAGCAGGCCCAGGGCCGGTGGCGTCGACTTCGGCGGGTGGACATCGAAGCTGATGCCCTGGTCCTTGAGCTTGTTGATCAGCTCAGGGGCGACGCCGGGAAGATCCACCCGCAGCCGTTGCACCCGGTTGTCGAGGTCGGGATCAACCGCTTCGATCACAGCGGTGCGGCCCCCGTCGTAGATGTCGACGGCGGTGACCCTGCCCGCTTCGACGTAATCGAGGAATCGGCCGTAGCTCATGCGGGCCACGGCGGCATTGCGGGGCGCGGTGGTGTCACCGCTGGGACCGGGCGCCAGCCGTCCCCCTGAACTCAGCAACTGCCAGCCCAGGAACAGGGCCACGGCGATCGGCAACAGCCACAGGGCAAGGACACGCCAGCGCTGATTCATGGTTGTGAAGCTTTTGCACAACCTTAAGAGCGGCCGGCCCTGGAGCGGGAGCCTTTCGGCGTCAAGCTTGACGTCCTCGGCGGTCGGTTCCGCTCGGCTCAGCCTGCCTGCAGCCAGGGGTTGGCCTCAATGCCACCCACGGCAGGGTCGTGGCCAGCCACGGCAGCGTCGGAAATCGGAGCCGATCCCATGACCAGTTCGCGGGCTTCGATCGATTCGAGCAGTTCGGGGCCGCCCAGACCATGGGTCCAGATCTCGACTTCGCTCCTGGATGGACATTGAAAGGTCAGGAGTTCAAAAGGAAAGACGACCCGTTCCAGGAAGAACTGTTCCGGCCCGATGCAGCGCAGGATGATCATGCGGTCGGATCCATTCCGGTAGCCGCAATCCACCTGTTCCGTCCTGGCCAACTGTTCCAACACCTGCATCCGGCGGCTTCAATACCATCAAGACATTCCGGCTGTGGGGATTTGGTGACGAAGGCGACGGATTGCCACTCTTAAGATTTTCTTCTGTTCTCTCTGGCCCGCTGGGTGGCTAGTGCTGCCCGACTCACTGCCCTGACTCAGGGATGACGCTGCAGATCAGAGGCTTCGCAGGGCCGCAATCGGATCCAGCCGTGCCGCGCGCCGTGCCGGCACCACGCCGAAGAACAGGCCGATCGAGCCGGACAGCCCCACCGTGAGCAGGACCGTGCTCGCTTCGATCGTGGCCGGCAGCGGGGTGAGGGCCCCGACCAGGGCCACCGTGCCCAGCCCCAGGGCACTGCCGATGACGCCACCGAGGCTGGCGAGCACCAGCGACTCCACCAGGAACTGCAGCAGCACGTCACTGCTGCGGGCGCCGAGGGCCTTGCGCAGGCCGATCTCCTCGGTGCGCTCGCTCACCGACACCAGCATGATGTTCATGATGCCGATCCCCCCCACCAGCAGGGACACCGCACCGATGGCCCCCAGCATCAGGGTGAGGCCGCCGGTGATCGTGCCAACGATCGTGAGGGCATCCTTCTGGGAGCGCACGGCGAAGTCGTCCTCCCGCAACAGCCGGTGCCGCTGGCGCAGCAGGTTGGTGATCTGGAAGGCCGCCGCTCCGGTGCTGGCTTCGTCGCGGGCTTCCACGCTGATGAACGTGAGGCTGATGCCGAAGGTGGGGTCACGCCCACTCAGCTGGCTCACCATGGTGGTGAGCGGGATGTAGGCGTTCTCGTCCTGGTTGGAGCCGAACACGGCGCCCTTCGGTGCCAGTACGCCGATCACTTCGAACGACTTGTCGCGGATGCGCAGCTGGCGGCCCAGGGCTTCGCCGTTGGGCATCAGCTTGTCCTGCAGGTCAGGGCCGATCACCACCACGTTGCGGGCCCCCTGCACGTCACGCTTGTCGATGAAGCGGCCCCTGGCCACCTCAAAGCTGCGCACCGGCAGGAATTCGGGCGTCACGCCCGACACCGATACCGAGGAGCTGAAGCCGCCGGCCTGGGCCACCTCATTGAGGGTGATCTGGGGGGCGACCCGGCGCACACTTGGCACCTGCTCGGCGATGGCTTTGGCGTCCTCCAGCACCAGGGTGCGGGGCATCTCGATCCCCTGGCGCCGCGTGTCGTTGTTACCGGGCACCACGAACAGCACGTTGGCCCCCAGGGTGCTGAGCTGGCTCTCGGCCAGGTTCTGGGCGCCCCGGCCGACGCCCACCAGCGTGATCACCGAGGCGTTGCCGATGACGATGCCCAGCATGGTGAGCAGGCTGCGCAGGCGATTCGAGCGCAGCGTCAGCAACGCCATGGCCACCGTTTCGCTCAGGGGGAGCTTGGAGGCCATGGCGGCGCAGCCGGAGGGGGCTTCGGTTCTAGAGGAACGACGGCACCGCCGAGGGGTGGGTGCTCTGGGCACCCCGGTGCACCACCCCATCCTGAACGTCCAGGGTGACCACCTCCCCCATGCGCAGTTCCCGGGTGGCATTGGCCACGCCCACGATCACGGGCACCCCCAGCCGCTCGCCGATCACGGCCGCATGGCTCTGGCGACCCTCCTCCTCAGCGATCACCCCCCGGGCCTTGCGAATCGCCTCCAGATAGGCGGCGCTCGTTTCGCGCACCACCAGGATCTCACCGGGCTCAAGACGGGACGCCTCCTCAGGAGTGCTGGCCAGGCGCACCTTGCCGCTGATCGTGCCGCTGCCGATCCCGACTCCGCGGCCCATCACGGCCGAAACGATGCCCACCTTGACCAGATCGGTGGAGCCACTCACCCCCTCCAGGGTGCCGGCGGTCTGAACCACCAGATCGCCGGCGCTCAGCAGACCCAGCTCCTTGGCAGCGGCCATGGCCACGCTGAAGGTGCGGCTGCTGCTCGGCTCATCGTGGATCAGCAGCGGGTTGACCCCCCACACCAGCTGCAGCTGGCGGGCCACGGTGACGTCGGAGGTGATCGCCAGGATGGGCGTGCTGGGGCGGAACTTGCTGACGCTGCGCGCCGTGGAACCGGTCTTGGTGAGGGGCAGGATCGCGGCGGCGTTGAGCTGGCGGGCGATGCTGCTGACCGCCTGACAGATGGCGTTGGGGATGGTGGTGGCCATGTGGCTGTCCAGCACCCGCTGGGGGTAGTCGCGCTCGATGCGGCGGGCGATCTGATCCATGGTGGCCACGGCCTCCACGGGATAGTCGCCCACGGCGGTCTCGTTGGAGAGCATCACCGCATCGGTGCCGTCGAGGATGGCGTTGGCCACATCACTCACCTCGGCCCGGGTGGGCCGCGGGCAGGAGGCCATCGAATCCAGCATCTGGGTGGCCGTGATGATCGGAATGCCGAGGCTGTTGGCCTTGCGGATCAGCTCCTTCTGCAGCAGGGGCACCTCCTCGGCGGGCATCTCCACCCCGAGGTCGCCGCGGGCCACCATCACCCCGTCACAGAGGGGAAGAATGGCGTCGATGGCATCGATGGCCTCGAACTTCTCGATCTTGGCCACCACCGGGGTGTTGTGGCCCTGGCTGCGGATCAGCTCCCGGATCTCCAGCATGTCGGAGGGGTTGCGCACGAAGCTGAGGGCCACCCAGTCGACCCCCTGCTGCAGCCCGAAGCTGAGGTCGCGGCGGTCCTTGGGGGTCAGGGCCCGGATCGACAGCTGCACGTCGGGGAAGTTGACCCCCTTGTTGTTGGAGAGCACGCCACCCACGGTGACCCTGCACTTCAGGGTCTGTTCGGGGCCGTCGACCTCCACCACCACCATCTCCACCCGGCCGTCATCGAGCAGGATCCGGCTGCCGTTGGTCACCTCATCCGCCAGGCGCTCGTAGGTCACCGTGGCGATCGTGTTGTCGCAGTTGACGGCGCGGGAGGTGAGCGAGAAGTGATCCCCCTTGGCCAGGGTGATCGGACCGGCCTGGAAACGGCCCAGACGGATCTTGGGGCCCTGGAGATCCTGAAGGATGCCGATGTGCACGCCCAGTTCGTGGGCCACCTGGCGGATGGT encodes:
- the ftsH gene encoding ATP-dependent zinc metalloprotease FtsH: MNQRWRVLALWLLPIAVALFLGWQLLSSGGRLAPGPSGDTTAPRNAAVARMSYGRFLDYVEAGRVTAVDIYDGGRTAVIEAVDPDLDNRVQRLRVDLPGVAPELINKLKDQGISFDVHPPKSTPPALGLLGNLLFPLLLIGSLIFLARRSSGMPGGPGQAMQFGKSKARFAMEAETGVKFDDVAGVEEAKQDLQEVVTFLKTPERFTSVGAKIPRGVLLVGPPGTGKTLLAKAIAGEAGVPFFSLSGSEFVEMFVGVGASRVRDLFKRAKENSPCLIFIDEIDAVGRQRGAGIGGGNDEREQTLNQLLTEMDGFEGNSGIIIIAATNRPDVLDSALMRPGRFDRQVQVDAPDIKGRLSILKVHSRNKKLADDVSLEMIARRTPGFTGADLANLLNEAAILTARRRKEATGLAEIDDAVDRIIAGMEGKPLTDGRSKRLIAYHEVGHALVGTLVKQHDPVQKVTLIPRGQAQGLTWFAPDEEQMLVSRAQLRARIMGALGGRAAEDVVFGHSEVTTGAGGDIQQVASMARQMVTRFGMSELGPMSLEAGNQEVFLGRDLMTRSDVSDAIAHKIDGAVRHIVQSCYTDTVKLVAEHRACMDRLVELLIEKESLDGDEFRLIVSEFAAIPDKDRFSPLLTAADLASANHQEAAVADTAEAP
- a CDS encoding DUF1830 domain-containing protein, which codes for MQVLEQLARTEQVDCGYRNGSDRMIILRCIGPEQFFLERVVFPFELLTFQCPSRSEVEIWTHGLGGPELLESIEARELVMGSAPISDAAVAGHDPAVGGIEANPWLQAG
- the clpP gene encoding ATP-dependent Clp endopeptidase proteolytic subunit ClpP, which translates into the protein MIPIVIEESGRGERAFDIYSRLLRERIIFLGEPVTAESANRVVAQLLFLEAEDPEKDIFLYVNSPGGSVYDGLGIFDTMQHIKPDVQTVCVGLAASMGAFLLCAGAKGKRSSLTHSRIMIHQPLGGARGQASDIRIQADEILYLKDKLNRELASRTGRDLEQIQIDTDRDFFMSPAEAMAYGLIDKVIEKRPIRPV
- a CDS encoding ABC transporter permease; its protein translation is MASKLPLSETVAMALLTLRSNRLRSLLTMLGIVIGNASVITLVGVGRGAQNLAESQLSTLGANVLFVVPGNNDTRRQGIEMPRTLVLEDAKAIAEQVPSVRRVAPQITLNEVAQAGGFSSSVSVSGVTPEFLPVRSFEVARGRFIDKRDVQGARNVVVIGPDLQDKLMPNGEALGRQLRIRDKSFEVIGVLAPKGAVFGSNQDENAYIPLTTMVSQLSGRDPTFGISLTFISVEARDEASTGAAAFQITNLLRQRHRLLREDDFAVRSQKDALTIVGTITGGLTLMLGAIGAVSLLVGGIGIMNIMLVSVSERTEEIGLRKALGARSSDVLLQFLVESLVLASLGGVIGSALGLGTVALVGALTPLPATIEASTVLLTVGLSGSIGLFFGVVPARRAARLDPIAALRSL
- the pyk gene encoding pyruvate kinase, translating into MAPHDLMRRTKIVATIGPATESPEVLRQLIAAGATTFRLNFSHGDHSDHADRIATIRQVAHELGVHIGILQDLQGPKIRLGRFQAGPITLAKGDHFSLTSRAVNCDNTIATVTYERLADEVTNGSRILLDDGRVEMVVVEVDGPEQTLKCRVTVGGVLSNNKGVNFPDVQLSIRALTPKDRRDLSFGLQQGVDWVALSFVRNPSDMLEIRELIRSQGHNTPVVAKIEKFEAIDAIDAILPLCDGVMVARGDLGVEMPAEEVPLLQKELIRKANSLGIPIITATQMLDSMASCPRPTRAEVSDVANAILDGTDAVMLSNETAVGDYPVEAVATMDQIARRIERDYPQRVLDSHMATTIPNAICQAVSSIARQLNAAAILPLTKTGSTARSVSKFRPSTPILAITSDVTVARQLQLVWGVNPLLIHDEPSSSRTFSVAMAAAKELGLLSAGDLVVQTAGTLEGVSGSTDLVKVGIVSAVMGRGVGIGSGTISGKVRLASTPEEASRLEPGEILVVRETSAAYLEAIRKARGVIAEEEGRQSHAAVIGERLGVPVIVGVANATRELRMGEVVTLDVQDGVVHRGAQSTHPSAVPSFL
- the psb29 gene encoding photosystem II biogenesis protein Psp29, whose protein sequence is MSAALTVADSKRAFHGAFPHVIGPLYRRMVDELLVELHLLSRQKGFQSDPLFAVGLVQVFDGFARGYRPENQKAPLFEALCASSGYDGPDLRRQCDEALAAMGRHSQQEVRQWIEAQGEGAPAPVATALASIRRPDFHYSRLMAVGLLTLLEQALADDAMEPQALRQLAHDIGASIGLLRDRLDKDLSLYASNLEKMTMAVELMEETVAAERRRRERQEITGSPEGVPSAS